The genomic DNA TTCGTAGCCGTGCTCGCCGGTGTATCCGGTGCGGCACACCCGCACGAACACGCCGTCGTACTCGGCATCGGCGTACCCCATGTAGTCCATCTCCGTGGGCAGCCCCAGCGCATCGAGCACTTCGGCGGACTTCGGCCCCTGCACGGCCAACACGGCATAGGAGCGGTGCTCATCGGTGATGGTCAGCCCGTCGGGGGCGTTCTTGCGCAATTCGGCGACCACGGCCGCGGTGTTCGCGGCGTTGGGCACCAGGAAGATCTCGTCGTCGGAGACGTAGTAGGCGATCAGGTCGTCAATCACGCCACCCGACTCGGTGCAGCACAGGGTGTACTGGGCCTTGCCCGGTCCGATCCGATTCAGGTCGTTGGTGAGGGCTGAGTTGACGTATGCGGCCGCACCCGGTCCTTTGACCAGTGCCTTGCCGAGGTGGCTGACGTCGAAGAGGCCGACGGTGTCACGTGTGGCGTTGTGCTCGGAGACGGTCCCGGCGTAGGACACCGGCATCAGCCATCCGCCGAATTCGGCGAAACTGGCCCCCAGGTCGCGATGGCGGTCTTCCAGCGGTCCGTGCAGCAGGTCGTCACTCACGGGTTCACCCTAATCTCTAGGCCTAATCGGACCACCGAACTGCCACACTGACTTGGTGGTCGATTTCGATGCACTGGAATCCGCCGGGATCGCCGATGCACGCCGACGCGCCCCACTCATCGAGTACCTGGATCAGCTCGGCTTCACCGCCGAGCAGATGGTCGAGGCCGAGTCCCGCGGCCGCCTGTTCGGCCTGGCCGGTGATGTCCTGCAATGGTCGGGGCCACCGGAATACTGCCTTGCCGATGTCGCCGCGATGATCGGGGTACCGCTGACCGATGTCGAACGTGCGTGGGCAGCGCTGGGCCTGACCGTCGCCGGATGCGATGTCAAGACGCTGAGCCAGGCCGACGTGGAGGCGCTGCGCACCTGGGCCGAGATGCGGGTGCTGGTGGGTGATGTCGAGGCCACCGGGCTGCTCCGCGTGGTGGGTTCGGGGATGGCCCGGTTGTCCGAGGCCATCTCGTCGATGAGCCGGGCCGGTACCCCCGACATCCAGCTCGGGCATTCTCGTGACGAGCTCACCACCGCCAAGGCCTACCGGACCGCAGCCGGATTCATCCCCCGCATCGGCTCCATGATCGACGCCGTCCACCGTCACCACCTGATGAGCACGAGGCGTTACTTCGAGCACGTTCTGCAAGAGGGATCATCAGGGGTGTTGTGCGGCATCGGATTTGCCGATCTTTCCGGTTTCACCGCCCTCACCCAGATGCTGACCACCACCGAACTGTCGGCCCTGCTCAACGAGTTCAGCTCGACGAGTTCCGATATCGTCCACGCCCGCGGCTGCCGGGTGGTGAAGTTCATCGGCGACGCCGTCATGTGGGTGGGGTACGAACCCGAGCAGCTCACCCAGGTGGCCGTCGATCTGGTCACCCACCCACGGGCGCGTGCGACGAACCTCAGCGTGCGTGCGGGTCTGGACTTCGGCGCCGCGCTGGCGATCGGTGGCGACTACTTCGGCAACACCGTCAACCGGGCGGCGCGGTTGGTGGGCATCGCCCCACCCAGCCAGATCCTGGTATCGGAGCCCCTGCACGATCTGCTGCCGCAGCAGCAGTTCGCCGCTCCGCAGGCGCTGGCCCTGAAAGGGTTCGACGCACCGGTCACGGCGTATCCGCTCGCCGGACTCTAGGGTGAACGGGGTGAGCAGCGCACCCGGCTACCAGGCCGCCACCGTCACCGTCAGCTCGTCGTTGCCCCGCAAGGGGGCCGACGAGGCCGTCCTCGTCATCGGCGTAGTCAGCGACGATGCCGGCCCGAAGGTCCTGGCCGCAGGGCCCTACCTCGACGACGACGCAGTGGCCGCGATCGAATCCGGCCTGCAGGCAGTGGGGGCCACCGGGGGCGAGGGGCAAACGCACCGACTGGTCGTCGCGTCGCTGCCGGTCGCCAGCGTGCTGACTGTCGGCCTGGGGAAGCCTCGAGACGAGTGGCCCGCCGATACGATCCGCCGGGCCGCCGGTACCGCGGCGCGGGCGTTGGACAAGGTCGCCACGGTCGTGACCTCGCTTTCGGCGATCAACCTGGAGGCCGCCGTCGAGGGGTTGATCCTGGGCGCCTACCGATTCAGCGACTTCCGCAGCGCCAAGACCGCGCCCACCGATGCCGGGTTGACCGCGATCACCGCGCTGGCCGCCGATACCAAAGCGGCAACCAAGGCAGAAGCTCAGCGCGCGGTGGACATCGCCTCCGCCGTGGCCACTGCCCGCGACTTTGTGAACACCCCGCCCAGCCACCTGTTTCCCGACGAATTCGCCAAGCGGGCAAAGGTTTTGGGCGACGCGGTAGGACTTGAGGTCGAGGTGCTCGACGACAAGTCGCTGGCCGAGGCCGGTTACGGCGGCATCGTGGGTGTCGGCAAGGGGTCGTCGCGCCCGCCCCGCCTGGTGCGGTTGATCCATCGGGGTACCTCGAAGAACGCCAAGCGCGTGGCTCTGGTCGGCAAGGGCATCACGTTCGACACCGGCGGCATCTCGATCAAGCCGGCCGCCAACATGCATCACATGACCTCAGATATGGGCGGGGCCGCCGCGGTGATCGCGACCGTGGTGCTGGCAGCCAAGCAGAATCTGCCGATCGAGGTCATCGCGACGGTGCCGATGGCCGAGAACATGCCGTCGGCGACCGCGCAGCGCCCGGGCGATGTCCTGACCCAGTACGGCGGCATCACCGTCGAGGTCCTCAACACCGACGCCGAGGGCCGCCTGATCCTGGCCGATGCGATCGTGCGGGCCTGCGAGGACGATCCGGACTACCTGATCGAGACGTCGACCCTGACGGGCGCGCAGACCGTGGCCCTGGGTGCTCGCACGCCGGGCGTGATGGGCAGCGACGAGTTCCGCGACCGGGTGGCGGCGGTGTCGCAGTCTGTCGGCGAGAACGGCTGGGCCATGCCGCTGCCCGAGGAACTCAAGGACGACCTCAAGTCCTCGGTGGCCGACCTGGCCAACGTCAGCGGGTCGCGCTACGCCGGGATGCTGGTGGCAGGCACTTACTTGCGCGAGTTCGTCGCCGACGGGGTCCAGTGGTCGCACATCGACGTCGCCGCACCGGCATACAACACCGGAGGCCCGTGGGGTTACACCCCCAAGGGCGGCACCGGCGTGCCGACGCGCACGATGTTCGCGGTCCTGGAGGATATCGCCGCGAACGGCTGATCATGCTCCCGCCCAACGTGAACAAGATGGCGAGATTTCTTCACAGCCTCGCGATCTTGTTCACGTTGGGCGCAGTGCTTTCCGGCTGTTCGGGGTCATCGGACACCTCGGGTCTGGGCACCCAGACCACGACACCGCGGCCGCCCACCACCACGCCGGCCTCCCCCGCCGGCAAGCAACCTCGCCTGGCGGCAGACCCGGGTCGGCTGGCCGAGGATCTGATCGCCGACGAGCGTGCCCTGCGCAGTCCGGCGACGCCGGAGCCCGCGCTGACGCAGGCGGCCCGCCGTCAGCAGGTGGCCTACCGGACGATCGGTCGTCACCCCGAATGGGACGGGATGATCCGGCCGCGTATCCCGGCCGAACTCGTCGGGTTCTACGACCGCAATGTCGCCGCGCGGCGCCAACTCGCCGTGCTGGCGCACCCCAAGGACACGCTGCCCGCGTGGCGTATCAACCCGCCGCCATCCATCGATCTGCTTCTGGACGCCTACCGCGAAGCCGAGGCCGCCTCGGGTGTCGGTTGGAACTACCTTGCCGCGATCAACCTGATCGAGACGCACTTCGGCAGCGTCACGGGTGACAGCTCGGCCGGCGCGCAGGGACCGATGCAGTTCATGCCGTCCACGTTTGCGGCCTACGGTCGGGGCGGCGATATCCAGTCGCCCCGGGACAGCATCATGGCAGCCGGGAATTACCTGGCCGCCAACGGTTTTGCCCGCGACCCCGACTACGCCCTGTTCCGGTACAACAACGCCGACGAGTACGTGCGGGCGGTCACCGACTACGCCGCCGCGATGGCCGCCGATCCGGCGGCGTTCGGCGCGTTCTACCGCTGGGATGTGTACTACGTCTCCACCGCAGGTGACGTGCTGCTGCCTATCGGGTATGCCGCCGAGTCGCGGATACCGGTCGGCGAATACCTCACCGCCCACCCGCAGTAGCGGTCTACAGCGACCCCGACCGCGCCACCCGGCGCAGCGCCGAGGGCACCAGCCGTGCCACGCCGTAGGCGGCATAGGCCTCCGGGGTGACGGGGCGGATCGCCTTGTCCTTGCGGACCGCGGCGACGATGGCCTTGGCGACCTTGTCCGGCCCGTAGCGCCGCGCGGCGAAGGCCTTCTTGGTCGCCGCGCGCAACTGCTCCACCTGATCCCGCTTTTCGGCGGGGACGTCGAAGCGGGTGGTGTCGATGATGTTGGTGTCGATCATGCCCGGGCAGATCGTGGTCAAACCGATTCCCGCCGCGTCCAATTCGGCGCGCAGGCAGTCGGAGAACATGAATACCGCGGCCTTGCTGGTCGAGTAGGCGTTCATCGAAGCCGACGGCGAATAGGCGGCCATCGATGCGACGTTGACGATGTGGCCGCCGGTACCGCGGTCGACGAGGCGGCGGGCGAATGACCTGCAGCAGTTGACGACTCCCCCGAGGTTCACATCGAGCACGCGGTCGAACTGCTCGGCCGGGGTGTCGAGGAACTTGCCGCCGTGGCCGATTCCAGCGTTGTTGACCACCACGTCGGGCACCCCGTGGGTGCTGCAGACCTGCCCGACGAAATTCTCCACCGCCTCGGCGTCGGACACGTCGACAGCGTAGGCATGGGCCACGCCCCCGCGCGCCGCGATCTCATTGGCGGTGGCTTTGGCCGACGCCTCGTCGATGTCGCTGATCACGAGTTCGGCGCCCTGCGCGGCGAAGGCCAGCGCCGTGGCACGACCAATGCCGCTGCCCGCGCCGGTCACCGAAACCAGTGTGTCGCCAAAGGATTCGCGTAACCGTCCGAGCTGAGCGCGTCGCAGCGCGCGGGATGCCGGGGCGCCCTCGATGTGCTCGATCAGTTCGGCGGTCGCGTTGGCGATCGCGCGCCAGTGCGAGAACGGGGCCCAGTGACCGGCCTTGAGGTCACGGCGCCACAGCAATGGCACCCAGCTGGATTCCTCGTCGTAGCCGTGTCCGCGCACCACGGGGTCGTGGTCGTTGCAGATCAGCTGCACCGGCACGGTCACGTAGTGATCGTGCCGCAGCGTCGTGAACGATCGAATCGCGTTGGCGCGGTAGATCTTCAGCCCGTTGGCAGCATCGGTGTCCAGGGTCTCGGACTGGAATTTGGGCCCGGCAGTGTCGATGGCCTGCAGCCGGCGCGCCGCACCACGCCGCATCAGCGCGGGTGCGACGACGGGTACCGAGAACGGGATCCAATAGCTGAACCGCGAGGCCAGGTTCACCGCTTTGGCGAACCGGATGGGCCGGTACGGGCGGGCCAGGCGGCCACGTACGAACGACCCGTAGTGGTCGGTGCTGGGCCCCGATACGGACGTAAAGGACGCCACCTTCTCAGAGGCCTCGGGGCGGCTCAGGTACTCCCACACGCCGACGGAACCCCAGTCATGGGCCAACACGTGCACGGGGCGCCCTGGGCTCACGGCGTCGATCACCGCGGACAGGTCATCGGCGAACCGGTCCATCCGGTAGGCCTTGACGGCCTTCGGCACATCCGAGGCGCCGGCTCCGCGGTTGTCGTACCGCACGATGTGGAAGCGGTTTCCGAGTTCCCCCGTGACGCCGTTCCACAGCACATGCGAATCCGGCCAGCCGTGTGCCATCACGAGCGTGGGGCGCTGGCGATCCCCTTGTTCGTAAACCGCGATGCGGGTTCCGTCCGAGCTGTCGACGAAGCGCTGCATAGTCCACCCTCCACGAGGTACCTGTGACGAACAGTATCCAATACCGGAGGTACCGGTTGCTTCGACTCTAACGGTCGTCGAGTTCCCGGTATACGGCGCGCTGACGTTCGATCCGGCGACGCGCGTCGTAGTCGCGCATCCGTTGCGGATATCCCACCTTCTGGACGTCGTACACCGGGATCTGCAGCCGGTCGCTGAGCCGACGCGCGCCTGCCTCGCCACCCGTGCGGCGCCGCGTCCATTCCCCGTCCGCAGCAACGAGCACGACGGTCACCTCGGTGACCGAAGTGCGGGGCTCGACGAATGCCTCGACTCCGACATGCTCAGCCACCCAGCGGTGCAGATACTGCAGGTCCCCGGCCTGGTCGCTGCCGAATCCGCGCGCCGACCGGTCTCGGCGAAACGAATCGAACAGGCCCAATGGACGGATCTCCTCAGCTCTGGGGAAGTTCGACGAACCGCCCTGCAAACCCTCACCCGATAGTGCCAGAGGATCAGCAACCCTGAGTGAGTGCGAATGGTGCTGCAGTGACAGGATGGTTCCGACAATCCACCTAGGTGCCGTACCCGGTGCACCTAGCTGTGGTAAGCCAGAGTTCGAGTCGTCACAAGTGACCGTCCGAGGAGTCAATACATGGCCATCTCCGTCCAGATGCCCGCGCTAGGTGAGAGTGTCACCGAGGGCACCGTCACCCGCTGGCTTAAACAGGAGGGCGACACCGTCGAGGTCGACGAGCCGCTGCTGGAGGTGTCCACAGACAAGGTCGACACCGAGATCCCGTCACCCGCCGCGGGTGTGCTGACGAAGATCGTCGCCCAGGAGGACGACACCGTCGAGATCGGCGGCGAGCTTGCGGTCATCGGCGAGGCCGGCGAACAAGCCTCGGCGGCGCCGGCCTCGGAGCCGGAAGCCAAGCCGGAACCCGAGCCCGAGCCCCAGGCCACCGAGCCGTCGGCCGCCCCGGCCGAGACTGCCGCTCCCGAGCCCGCAGCCCCGGCACAGCCGGTCCCGTCCGCCCCGGCCGCCGCCGCGTCCGACTCGGCCACCAGCATCGTGATGCCCGAACTGGGCGAGTCGGTCACCGAGGGCACCGTCACCCGGTGGCTCAAGAAGGTTGGCGACACCGTGGGTGTCGACGAGCCGCTCGTCGAGGTATCCACGGACAAGGTCGACACCGAGATCCCGTCCCCCGTGGCCGGCACCCTGCTGTCGATCACTGCCGAGGAGGACGACGTCGTCGCCGTCGGTGGAGAGCTGGCCAAGATCGGCGACGCCGCCGCCGCGCCGGCACCTGCCGCCCCTCCGGCTGCCCCCGCTCCTGCCCCGGCAGNNNNNNNNNNNNNNNNNNNNNNNNNNNNNNNNNNNNNNNNNNNNNNNNNNNNNNNNNNNNNNNNNNNNNNNNNNNNNNNNNNNNNNNNNNNNNNNNNNNNGCTCGCCGTACGTCACCCCGCTGGTGCGAAAGTTGGCCGCGGAGAACAGTGTCGACCTCGCTGCGGTGAAGGGCACCGGTGTCGGCGGCCGCATCCGCAAGCAGGACGTGCTCGCCGCGGCCGAGGCCAAAAAGGCCCCTCCGGCTCCGGCAGCACCGGCAGCCCCTGCCGCGGCCGCACCCGCCGCCGCGTCGGCCGCCCCGGCCCTGGCCCACCTGCGCGGAACCACGCAGAAGGCCAACCGGATTCGCCAGATCACAGCGAAGAAGACGCGCGAATCGTTGCAGGCGACTGCGCAGTTGACCCAGACCCACGAGGTCGACATGACCAAGATCGTGGCGTTGCGGGCCCGGGCGAAGGCGGATTTCGCCGAGCGCGAAGGTGTCAACCTCACCTACCTGCCGTTCATCGCCCGCGCCGTGATCGATGCGTTGAAGATCCACCCGAACATCAACGCGAGCTACAACGAGGACACCAAGGAGATCACCTACTACGACGCCGAACACCTCGGCTTCGCCGTCGACACCGAGCAGGGCCTGCTCTCCCCGGTGATCCACAACGCCGGTGACCTGTCGCTGGGCGGGCTCGCACGCGCCATCTCCGACATCGCGGGCCGCGCCCGGTCGGGCAACCTCAAGCCCGACGAGCTGTCCGGCGGCACTTTCACCATCACCAACATCGGCAGCCAGGGCGCGCTGTTCGACACCCCGATCCTGGTTCCGCCGCAGGCGGCGATGCTGGGCACCGGGGCGATCGTCAAGCGGCCGCGGGTGATCTCCGACGCCTACGGCAACGAGTCGATCGGCGTGCGCTCGGTGTGCTACCTGCCGCTGACCTACGACCACCGACTGATCGACGGCGCCGACGCCGGCCGGTTCGTGACCACCATCAAGCGCAGGCTCGAAGAAGGTGCTTTCGAGGCCGACCTCGGGCTGTAACGCCGTTAGGAGGGGCTCCCCACTGTGGCGGACGCCGTCATCGCGATAGCGGGATCATCCGGTCTGATCGGTTCGGCGCTGGTATCAACGCTGCGCGCCGCCGATCGCCGGGTGCTCCGGATCGTACGCAGGGCACCATCGAACGGCGACGAGCTGTTCTGGAACCCCGACACCGGGGAGTTCGACGCTTCCGCGCTCCACGGCGTGGACGCGGTGGTGAACCTCTGCGGCGTCGGCGTCGGCGAGAAGCGTTGGTCGGGCGCCTTCAAACAGAGTCTGCGCGACAGCCGGATCGGGCCCACCGAGGTGCTGGCCGGCGCCGTGTCCGATGCCGGGGTGCCCGTGCTGATCAACGCGAGCGCCGTCGGTTACTACGGCGACACCCGGGACCGGGTGACCGACGAGTCCGCACCCGAGGGACGCGGGTTCCTGGCCGGGCTATGTGCGGATTGGGAGGCGGCCACGGCGCCGGCAATCGCCGCCGGTTCTCGGGTGGTGCTGCTGCGCACCGGACTGGTCATGTCCCCGTCGGGCGGCATGGTGAACCGGCTCAAACCGCTGTTCTCACTGGGCCTGGGCGCCCGGTTGGGCAACGGTCGGCAGTACATCCCGTGGATCAGCCTGGAGGACGAGGTCCGCGCGATCCTGTTCGCGATGGCGAACGACAGCTTGTCGGGCCCGGTCAACCTCACCGGGCCGGCTCCGGTGACCAACGCCGAGTTCACCGCGTCGCTGGGCCGCGCCCTCAATAGGCCCACCCCGGTGATGGTTCCGGGTTTCGCGTTGCGCACGCTGCTCGGCGAGATCGCCGACGAGGGACTGCTCGTGGGCCAGCGCGCCATCCCCGCGGCTCTCGAGCGCGCCGGCTTCAGCTTCCACCACAACACCATCGGCGAGGCGCTGGCCTACGCCACCGCAACCAAGGACCTGTGACTGGGATCCTGGCGTACGGTCGAGGCTGTGACATCCATCCGCTCGGCGGCCGCTCCCGTCGAGGTGCGGCGTGTGGGGACACTCGACTATGAAGCCGCCTGGGCGCTGCAGCGCGAGATCGCCGATGCCAGGGTTGCCGGCGGGCCCGATACCCTGCTGCTGCTTCAGCACCCCGCCGTCTACACCGCAGGAAAGCGCACCGAGCCGCATGAGCGTCCGGTCGACGGCACCCCTGTCGTCGACACGGACCGCGGCGGCAAGATCACCTGGCACGGCCCCGGACAGTTGGTGGGCTACCCCATCATCGGCCTGACCGAGCCGCTGGATGTGGTGAATTTCGTTCGGCGCCTTGAGGAAGCACTCATCAGCGTGTGCGCGGATCTCGGTCTGCAGACCGGTCGCGTCGACGGACGCTCCGGCGTGTGGGTTCAGGGCGACACCGCGGCGAACCGCGCATCAGGCAGAGCGCGGCCGGCCCGCAAGGTCGGGGCGATCGGCATCCGGGTGTCCCGGGCGACGACGCTGCACGGGTTCTCTCTCAACTGTGACTGTGACCTGTCCGCGTTCTCGTCGATCGTGCCGTGCGGCATCGCCGATGCGGGGGTGACATCGCTGACGGCCGAACTCGGCCGGCTCGTCACCGTCGACGACGTCACCGACCGCGTCGCCGCCGCGGTGTGCGACGCACTGGACGGACGGCTGGAACTAGCTCTGAACGTAGGATGAACCTG from Mycobacterium sp. DL440 includes the following:
- the gcvT gene encoding glycine cleavage system aminomethyltransferase GcvT, with translation MSDDLLHGPLEDRHRDLGASFAEFGGWLMPVSYAGTVSEHNATRDTVGLFDVSHLGKALVKGPGAAAYVNSALTNDLNRIGPGKAQYTLCCTESGGVIDDLIAYYVSDDEIFLVPNAANTAAVVAELRKNAPDGLTITDEHRSYAVLAVQGPKSAEVLDALGLPTEMDYMGYADAEYDGVFVRVCRTGYTGEHGYELLPAWDRAGVVFDALVAAVRAAGGEPAGLGARDTLRTEMGYPLHGHELSLDISPLQARCGWAIGWKKDAFWGRDALLAEKEAGPARVLRGLKAVGRGVLRADLAVLDGDTRIGITTSGTFSPSLKVGIALALIDAANDVADGQRVSVDVRGRAVECEVVKPPFVAPHTR
- a CDS encoding adenylate/guanylate cyclase domain-containing protein, which encodes MVDFDALESAGIADARRRAPLIEYLDQLGFTAEQMVEAESRGRLFGLAGDVLQWSGPPEYCLADVAAMIGVPLTDVERAWAALGLTVAGCDVKTLSQADVEALRTWAEMRVLVGDVEATGLLRVVGSGMARLSEAISSMSRAGTPDIQLGHSRDELTTAKAYRTAAGFIPRIGSMIDAVHRHHLMSTRRYFEHVLQEGSSGVLCGIGFADLSGFTALTQMLTTTELSALLNEFSSTSSDIVHARGCRVVKFIGDAVMWVGYEPEQLTQVAVDLVTHPRARATNLSVRAGLDFGAALAIGGDYFGNTVNRAARLVGIAPPSQILVSEPLHDLLPQQQFAAPQALALKGFDAPVTAYPLAGL
- a CDS encoding leucyl aminopeptidase — its product is MSSAPGYQAATVTVSSSLPRKGADEAVLVIGVVSDDAGPKVLAAGPYLDDDAVAAIESGLQAVGATGGEGQTHRLVVASLPVASVLTVGLGKPRDEWPADTIRRAAGTAARALDKVATVVTSLSAINLEAAVEGLILGAYRFSDFRSAKTAPTDAGLTAITALAADTKAATKAEAQRAVDIASAVATARDFVNTPPSHLFPDEFAKRAKVLGDAVGLEVEVLDDKSLAEAGYGGIVGVGKGSSRPPRLVRLIHRGTSKNAKRVALVGKGITFDTGGISIKPAANMHHMTSDMGGAAAVIATVVLAAKQNLPIEVIATVPMAENMPSATAQRPGDVLTQYGGITVEVLNTDAEGRLILADAIVRACEDDPDYLIETSTLTGAQTVALGARTPGVMGSDEFRDRVAAVSQSVGENGWAMPLPEELKDDLKSSVADLANVSGSRYAGMLVAGTYLREFVADGVQWSHIDVAAPAYNTGGPWGYTPKGGTGVPTRTMFAVLEDIAANG
- a CDS encoding lytic transglycosylase domain-containing protein, with amino-acid sequence MARFLHSLAILFTLGAVLSGCSGSSDTSGLGTQTTTPRPPTTTPASPAGKQPRLAADPGRLAEDLIADERALRSPATPEPALTQAARRQQVAYRTIGRHPEWDGMIRPRIPAELVGFYDRNVAARRQLAVLAHPKDTLPAWRINPPPSIDLLLDAYREAEAASGVGWNYLAAINLIETHFGSVTGDSSAGAQGPMQFMPSTFAAYGRGGDIQSPRDSIMAAGNYLAANGFARDPDYALFRYNNADEYVRAVTDYAAAMAADPAAFGAFYRWDVYYVSTAGDVLLPIGYAAESRIPVGEYLTAHPQ
- a CDS encoding SDR family oxidoreductase, which translates into the protein MQRFVDSSDGTRIAVYEQGDRQRPTLVMAHGWPDSHVLWNGVTGELGNRFHIVRYDNRGAGASDVPKAVKAYRMDRFADDLSAVIDAVSPGRPVHVLAHDWGSVGVWEYLSRPEASEKVASFTSVSGPSTDHYGSFVRGRLARPYRPIRFAKAVNLASRFSYWIPFSVPVVAPALMRRGAARRLQAIDTAGPKFQSETLDTDAANGLKIYRANAIRSFTTLRHDHYVTVPVQLICNDHDPVVRGHGYDEESSWVPLLWRRDLKAGHWAPFSHWRAIANATAELIEHIEGAPASRALRRAQLGRLRESFGDTLVSVTGAGSGIGRATALAFAAQGAELVISDIDEASAKATANEIAARGGVAHAYAVDVSDAEAVENFVGQVCSTHGVPDVVVNNAGIGHGGKFLDTPAEQFDRVLDVNLGGVVNCCRSFARRLVDRGTGGHIVNVASMAAYSPSASMNAYSTSKAAVFMFSDCLRAELDAAGIGLTTICPGMIDTNIIDTTRFDVPAEKRDQVEQLRAATKKAFAARRYGPDKVAKAIVAAVRKDKAIRPVTPEAYAAYGVARLVPSALRRVARSGSL
- a CDS encoding oxidoreductase; the protein is MGLFDSFRRDRSARGFGSDQAGDLQYLHRWVAEHVGVEAFVEPRTSVTEVTVVLVAADGEWTRRRTGGEAGARRLSDRLQIPVYDVQKVGYPQRMRDYDARRRIERQRAVYRELDDR
- a CDS encoding biotin/lipoyl-containing protein gives rise to the protein MAISVQMPALGESVTEGTVTRWLKQEGDTVEVDEPLLEVSTDKVDTEIPSPAAGVLTKIVAQEDDTVEIGGELAVIGEAGEQASAAPASEPEAKPEPEPEPQATEPSAAPAETAAPEPAAPAQPVPSAPAAAASDSATSIVMPELGESVTEGTVTRWLKKVGDTVGVDEPLVEVSTDKVDTEIPSPVAGTLLSITAEEDDVVAVGGELAKIGDAAAAPAPAAPPAAPAPAPA
- the sucB gene encoding 2-oxoglutarate dehydrogenase, E2 component, dihydrolipoamide succinyltransferase, with protein sequence SPYVTPLVRKLAAENSVDLAAVKGTGVGGRIRKQDVLAAAEAKKAPPAPAAPAAPAAAAPAAASAAPALAHLRGTTQKANRIRQITAKKTRESLQATAQLTQTHEVDMTKIVALRARAKADFAEREGVNLTYLPFIARAVIDALKIHPNINASYNEDTKEITYYDAEHLGFAVDTEQGLLSPVIHNAGDLSLGGLARAISDIAGRARSGNLKPDELSGGTFTITNIGSQGALFDTPILVPPQAAMLGTGAIVKRPRVISDAYGNESIGVRSVCYLPLTYDHRLIDGADAGRFVTTIKRRLEEGAFEADLGL
- a CDS encoding TIGR01777 family oxidoreductase, with amino-acid sequence MADAVIAIAGSSGLIGSALVSTLRAADRRVLRIVRRAPSNGDELFWNPDTGEFDASALHGVDAVVNLCGVGVGEKRWSGAFKQSLRDSRIGPTEVLAGAVSDAGVPVLINASAVGYYGDTRDRVTDESAPEGRGFLAGLCADWEAATAPAIAAGSRVVLLRTGLVMSPSGGMVNRLKPLFSLGLGARLGNGRQYIPWISLEDEVRAILFAMANDSLSGPVNLTGPAPVTNAEFTASLGRALNRPTPVMVPGFALRTLLGEIADEGLLVGQRAIPAALERAGFSFHHNTIGEALAYATATKDL
- the lipB gene encoding lipoyl(octanoyl) transferase LipB, coding for MTSIRSAAAPVEVRRVGTLDYEAAWALQREIADARVAGGPDTLLLLQHPAVYTAGKRTEPHERPVDGTPVVDTDRGGKITWHGPGQLVGYPIIGLTEPLDVVNFVRRLEEALISVCADLGLQTGRVDGRSGVWVQGDTAANRASGRARPARKVGAIGIRVSRATTLHGFSLNCDCDLSAFSSIVPCGIADAGVTSLTAELGRLVTVDDVTDRVAAAVCDALDGRLELALNVG